The Podospora pseudopauciseta strain CBS 411.78 chromosome 2 map unlocalized CBS411.78m_2, whole genome shotgun sequence genome has a window encoding:
- a CDS encoding uncharacterized protein (COG:S; BUSCO:EOG09261JCQ; EggNog:ENOG503NVI9), producing the protein MLSSRASLAATRRLGPTTSFAQQAGWTCAKCRNSIPTLRKGVPSLLRANGPTTRRYGSKTGDNGGRQDHNYGGRSRARRSAVLAATGGGVAAAAATVGGSLLAFGDDIKNSYEAMERTGRVAAALVLCINDYYTTLGRRDKVEKPEEKETLLKACHQRCADRTLKVLEQSGGIFIKLGQHLSAMNYLLPPEWTTTFIPLQDRCPVSSFESIQAMFKADTGQDLLDYFSEFSPEPIGAASLAQVHMATIRETGQRVAVKVQHPSLKKWAKLDMNLTSFTFSTLKRFFPEYDLEWLSSEVEVSLPQELNFECEAENSKRTKEYFGSLSQPLPLVIPDVLWAKKRILVMACETGKRLDDLDYMDSQGIDRDEVSATLARIFNEMIFGEGAPLHCDPHGGNIAIRKNDTRRRGPNFDIVLYDHGLYRDIPQDLRRSYAKMWLAVIDGDMEGMKKYVNEVAGIGEDKFPLFASAITGRDFMIVSDTNEGGVMKPKEASEQKTMSTALQEGLLADLVQMLGQVPRIILLILKTNDLTRSLDESLHTKQGPVRQFLILARYCMRTVFYEQLEEIKKRGSLYWPPNAIRVFAAWLGFLRVELKLEAFELWLSAKRLLGYKNLGLEAAA; encoded by the exons ATGTTATCCTCGAGAGCCTCTCTCGCCGCCACGAGGCGTCTAGGCCCCACTACGAGTTTCGCTCAACAAGCCGGTTGGACATGCGCCAAGTGTCGCAACTCGATTCCAACACTTCGAAAAGGGGTTCCGAGCCTACTTCGCGCGAATGGCCCGACAACGAGACGATATGGCAGTAAGACTGGCGACAACGGAGGGCGCCAGGACCATAACTATGGTGGCAGATCGAGAGCCAGGAGGTCAGCTGTGCTGGCCGCAACAGGAGGTGgtgtcgccgccgccgccgctacGGTTGGTGGAAGTTTACTTGCCTTCGGGGACGACATCAAGAACTCGTATGAAGCGATGGAGAGAACGGGCAGGGTGGCTGCCGCACTGGTACTCTGCATCAACGACTACTACACCACCCTCGGCCGGCGGGATAAGGTGGAGAAGccagaagagaaggaaacTCTGCTCAAGGCCTGCCACCAGAGATGTGCCGACAGGACATTAAAGGTTCTAGAGCAGAGTGGTGGCATCTTCATCAAGTTGGGACAGCATCTG AGCGCAATGAACTATCTCCTCCCACCCGAATGGACCACGACGttcatccccctccaagATAGATGTCCCGTTTCCTCGTTCGAATCGATCCAAGCCATGTTCAAAGCCGATACCGGACAAGACCTTTTGGATTACTTTTCCGAGTTCTCCCCCGAGCCGATAGGTGCCGCCTCTCTTGCGCAGGTCCATATGGCTACGATCAGGGAAACTGGTCAAAGGGTCGCCGTCAAAGTACAGCACCCATCCCTTAAGAAATGGGCCAAACTCGACATGAACCTCACCTCGTTTACCTTTTCCACATTGAAGCGCTTCTTTCCTGAATATGACCTCGAGTGGCTATCCTCCGAAGTAGAGGTTTCGTTACCGCAAGAACTCAATTTCGAATGCGAGGCTGAGAATTCGAAACGGACAAAGGAGTACTTTGGGAGTCTGTCACAGCCTCTGCCGCTGGTGATCCCGGATGTGCTCTGGGCGAAGAAGCGCATTTTGGTTATGGCATGCGAAACGGGCAAGAGACTGGATGATTTGGACTACATGGACTCGCAAGGGATCGACAGAGACGAGGTATCTGCCACCTTGGCGAGGATATTCAACGAGATGATTTTTGGTGAGGGGGCCCCGCTGCACTGCGATCCTCACGGAGGCAACATCGCCATTCGAAAGAACGACACTAGAAGAAGAGGGCCGAACTTTGATATTGTGCTCTATGACCACGGGCTGTATAGAGATATCCCCCaggatttgaggaggagctACGCCAAGATGTGGCTGGCAGTGATTGATGGGGATATGGAAGGGATGAAGAAGTATGTCAACGAGGTGGCGGGCATTGGGGAGGACAAGTTCCCTCTGTTTGCCTCGGCCATCACTGGGAGGGACTTTATGATTGTGAGCGACACCAATGAGGGTGGTGTGATGAAGCCGAAGGAGGCGAGCGAGCAAAAGACCATGAGCACTGCGTTGCAAGAGGGTTTGCTGGCGGACTTGGTGCAGATGTTGGGACAAGTGCCGAGAATTATCCTGTTGATTCTGAAGACGAACGACTTGACGAGGAGTCTGGATGAGAGTTTGCATACAAAGCAGGGGCCGGTCAGACAGTTCCTGATTCTGGCCAGGTATTGCATGCGGACGGTGTTTTACGAGCAGCTGgaagagatcaagaagaGAGGGAGTCTGTACTGGCCACCAAATGCCATCAGGGTGTTTGCTGCCTGGCTGGGATTCTTGAGAGTAGAATTGAAGCTTGAGGCGTTTGAACTTTGGTTGAGCGCGAAGCGGTTGCTGGGATACAAGAACTTGGGGTTAGAGGCGGCTGCATGA
- a CDS encoding uncharacterized protein (COG:S; EggNog:ENOG503Q4US): MLSSIKWPFLSSSSEEKKPTPHPHIQPHKPIQTKYVSLPVDIPSSFLSLTPDPALVPDAKPITFHPLDWTSTAIPENKGKLAFILENVLSPSECGQLIEYAEESVPLDSPTAASGANNGPWSPALVNVGSGFELYEPSYRRSDRIIWDTKEVADRIWERCLSVEGLRREIEVIQGQERIKKVTGRGEWHGDGGRGRWVMRRMNERLRFLRYEKGGFFQPHCDSAYYASMDKEKVVKTLLTVHIYLNDCKATAEDPDSTELVGGATTLFSSDEKRRYDVECKAGRVLVFQHSAVLHSGDEVKQGVKFSVRSDVLYEQVLAKEEEQDEAEEEAEEEEEGEGSK; encoded by the exons AtgctctcctccatcaaatggcccttcctctcctcctcctccgaggAAAAGAAACCCACACCCCACCCTCACATCCAACCCCACAAGCCCATCCAAACCAAATAcgtctccctccccgtcgacatcccctcctctttcctctccctcacccccgacCCGGCCCTCGTCCCAGACGCAAAACCAATCACCTTCCACCCCCTAGACTGGACCTCAACCGCCATCCCCGAAAACAAGGGGAAGCTAGCCTTCATCCTCGAAAACGTCCTCTCCCCTTCGGAATGTGGCCAACTGATCGAGTACGCAGAGGAATCAGTACCGCTGGATAGCCCGACCGCCGCCTCTGGCGCAAACAACGGACCCTGGAGCCCGGCGCTGGTGAATGTGGGCTCAGGATTCGAACTTTATGAGCCGAGCTACAGGCGGAGCGACAGGATCATTTGGGATACAAAAGAAGTCGCGGACAGGATTTGGGAGCGGTGTTTGagtgtggaggggttgaggagggagattgaGGTTATACAGGGGCAGGAGAGGATCAAGAAGGTGACGGGGCGGGGCGAGTGGCacggggatggggggagggggaggtgggtgatgaggaggatgaatgAGCGGCTTAGGTTTCTGAGGtatgagaagggggggttttTCCAGC CGCATTGTGACAGTGCGTATTATGCTTCGATGGATAAGGAGAAGGTTGTCAAGACGTTGCTTACGGTGCATATTTACTTGAACGATTGCAAGGCTACGGCCGAGGACCCGGACAGTACTGAGTTGGTGGGCGGGGCGACGACGCTGTTTAGCTCggatgagaagaggaggtaCGATGTCGAGTGcaaggcggggagggtgttggtttTTCAGCACAGCGCCGTGCTGCACTCGGGGGATGAGGTGAAGCAGGGGGTCAAGTTTAGTGTGAGGAGTGATGTTTTGTATGAGCAGGTTTtggcgaaggaggaggagcaggacgaggcagaggaggaggcagaggaggaggaggagggtgagggttcAAA GTAG
- a CDS encoding uncharacterized protein (EggNog:ENOG503P7NT), with translation MSSSFIFRQSTLQTRYLEVSCYRFCSSQSVHQTNQSIKQFKISTDSKDFVSRQQSPHQKPHTNTANMTQSKADKIEEVRQNLPVPQMPPKASDWQSADASKTNVGSGRFSSDVSTGPGSTAGLREPATKASEDIDMSGIGRQGKDGLSEPPKDARSK, from the exons ATGTCCTCCAGCTTCATATTCCGCCAAAGCACACTCCAGACGAGATATTTAGAGGTCTCCTGTTATCGATTCTGTTCTTCCCAATCAGTTCACCAGAccaatcaatcaatcaagCAGTTCAAAATAAGCACCGACTCAAAAGACTTTGTCTCACGACAACAATCACCACATCAA AAaccacacacaaacacagcCAACATGACTCAATCCAAGGCCGACAAGATCGAAGAGGTCCGCCAGAACCTCCCCGTCCCGCAGATGCCCCCCAAGGCCTCCGACTGGCAGTCCGCCGACGCTAGCAAGACCAACGTCGGCAGTGGTCGTTTTTCGAGCGATGTTTCAACCGGTCCCGGTTCCACAGCTGGACTGAGGGAGCCTGCGACCAAGGCTTCGGAGGATATTGATATGAGCGGAATTGGTCGTCAGGGCAAGGATGGTTTGAGCGAGCCTCCCAAGGATGCTCGGTCAAAGTAA
- a CDS encoding uncharacterized protein (EggNog:ENOG503P0AR; CAZy:GH76; COG:G) — protein MISPIRHTAAVLLSGAAVANAATYSIASAADIKQTSSLLAWDLLQYYKGNLTGQTPGILPGPPPAGDYYWWEGGAMWGTLIDYWKFTGDDSYNDLITQAMLWQVGPDKDYMPPNVTASLGNDDQGFWGMSAMLAAENNFPDPPEDEPQWLALAQAVFNTQASPDRHDETCNGGLRWQIPWSNNGYNYKNSIANGCFFNLGARLARYTGNTTYADWAEKTWDWMRGVGFMDEKYNIYDGGHVEHNCTDINRAQFSYNNGVFLLGAAYMYNYTNGSDIWRERLDGLTDATIRVFFPDNIAYEVACEEHMSCTTDMLSFKGYVARWMATATQVAPFLAPKVLPVLQNSAKAAIASCVGEKNGQRACGFKWSTGTFDGSQGAGQTMNVLGAVSSLLTEQSRPPVTNSTGGTSKGDPNAGSQSDNFKDKYLPPTTGDKAGAGILTVLILVSVVGTFGWMSTGV, from the exons ATGATTTCACCAATACGACACACAGCAGCCGTTCTGCTCAGTGGCGCCGCCGTCGCCAACGCCGCCACTTATAGCATCGCGTCCGCTG CCGACATCAaacaaacctcctccctcctcgcctggGACCTCCTCCAATACTACAAAGGCAACCTCACCGGCCAAACCCCCGGCATCCTCCCTGGTCCTCCCCCAGCAGGCGATTACTACTGGTGGGAAGGCGGCGCCATGTGGGGGACCCTGATCGACTACTGGAAATTCACCGGCGACGACAGCTACAACGATCTCATCACCCAAGCCATGCTGTGGCAGGTAGGCCCAGACAAGGACTACATGCCCCCCAACGTCACCGCCTCCCTGGGGAACGACGATCAAGGGTTCTGGGGCATGTCGGCGATGCTGGCCGCGGAAAACAACTTTCCTGATCCACCAGAGGATGAACCGCAGTGGTTGGCGTTGGCGCAGGCCGTGTTCAACACCCAGGCGAGCCCGGACAGGCATGACGAGACGTGCAacggggggttgaggtggcaGATTCCTTGGTCGAATAATGGGTATAATTACAAGAATA GTATCGCAAACGGATGCTTCTTCAACCTGGGCGCGAGACTGGCCCGGTACACGGGCAACACCACGTACGCCGACTGGGCGGAAAAGACATGGGACTGGATGAGAGGAGTCGGGTTCATGGACGAAAAGTACAACATCTACGACGGCGGGCACGTCGAACACAACTGCACCGACATCAACCGGGCGCAGTTTTCGTACAACAACGGGGTGTTTTTGCTTGGGGCGGCATACATGTATAATTAT ACAAATGGTAGTGACATTTGGCGCGAACGCCTCGACGGTCTCACCGACGCCACCATCCGCGTTTTCTTCCCCGACAACATCGCTTACGAGGTCGCCTGCGAGGAGCACATGTCTTGCACGACGGACATGCTCAGCTTCAAGGGCTACGTCGCCCGCTGGATGGCCACCGCCACCCAGGTCGCGCCTTTTCTCGCCCCGAAGGTGTTGCCTGTTCTGCAGAACTCGGCCAAGGCGGCTATTGCCAGCTGTGTAGGCGAGAAGAACGGACAGAGAGCCTGTGGGTTTAAGTGGTCCACGGGCACCTTTGACGGGAGCCAGGGGGCGGGGCAGACGATGAATGTCTTGGGGGCCgtgtcgtcgttgttgacCGAGCAGAGCAGGCCTCCTGTGACAAATTCGACGGGAGGCACGAGCAAGGGGGATCCGAACGCGGGGAGCCAGAGTGATAACTTCAAGGACAAGTACCTGCCGCCGACGACGGGGGACAAGGCGGGCGCGGGGATATTGACGGTGTTGATATTGGTTAGTGTGGTGGGGACGTTTGGGTGGATGAGCACTGGTGTTTGA
- a CDS encoding uncharacterized protein (COG:S; EggNog:ENOG503PHFX) has translation MPPPDFTSPLIFKTFNTIPSTAASPPPPSETYYLLAEIKENLSLTRPTLICSDLSSTSFALTWSDLHASPHASDVDFKALGLKKGNCVLLPNAKRTDSSDEVKQGKVVIPGGKDEWQGKSGLRVIPGKLEKVVEVGQDWEFVIEEGEGKCGSCGKEGREEELAKCTGCRGVGYCSKECQVKGWTEGGHKSTCKIIKTLKEIWP, from the exons ATGCCACCCCCAGATTTCACCTCTCCCCTCATCTTCAAAaccttcaacaccatcccctccaccgccgcatccccaccacccccctcagAAACATACTACCTCCTCGCCGAGATAAAAGaaaacctctccctcacccgcccAACCCTAATCTGCTCggacctctcctccacctccttcgcccTGACCTGGTCCGACCTCCACGCCTCTCCCCACGCCTCCGACGTTGACTTCAAGGCCCTAGGTCTCAAAAAGGGGAATTGTGTCCTCTTGCCAAATGCCAAAAGAACTGACTCCTCAGATGAGGTGAAGCAAGGCAAGGTTGTGATCCCCGGGGGCAAGGATGAGTGGCAAGGAAAGTCCGGGCTGAGGGTGATACCAGGCAAGCTGGAAAAGGTGGTAGAGGTGGGGCAGGATTGGGAGTTTgtgattgaggagggggaggggaagtgtGGGAGTTGCGGcaaggaagggagggaggaggagctggccaagTGTACGGGGTGTAGGGGGGTGGGGTATTGTTCCAAG GAGTGTCAAGTTAAAGGCTGGACAGAAGGTGGCCACAAAAGTACATGCAAGATTATCAAGACCCTAAAGGAGATATGGCCTTGA